A single region of the Erythrobacter sp. HL-111 genome encodes:
- a CDS encoding helix-turn-helix domain-containing protein, giving the protein MINRIRDIRKAKGLTLAELAEACDPPTTAQTIGRLETGMRNLSLRWMDRIARALEVDPESLVRSEDSEAPRVVAQLGPGGAEALRAPREALLPTELANGGAAGPLSVLEVTASVGEYRPGDRLWLRRIEPGDAGKALNRDCLVPRPGGRLAFGRLIDRQGTRIGLLPPGAGQKQVVVDNPPWIGLAAMLVREL; this is encoded by the coding sequence TTGATCAACCGAATACGCGATATCCGCAAGGCCAAGGGGCTGACGCTGGCGGAGCTGGCCGAGGCCTGCGACCCGCCGACGACGGCGCAGACGATCGGCCGGCTCGAAACGGGGATGCGGAACCTCTCGCTCAGGTGGATGGACCGCATCGCCCGGGCGCTCGAGGTCGATCCGGAAAGCCTGGTGCGCTCCGAGGACAGCGAGGCACCGCGGGTCGTCGCGCAGCTCGGCCCCGGCGGCGCCGAGGCGCTGCGCGCCCCGCGCGAGGCGCTGTTGCCGACCGAACTGGCGAATGGCGGGGCGGCGGGGCCGCTCAGCGTGCTTGAGGTCACCGCGAGCGTCGGGGAATATCGCCCCGGCGACCGGCTCTGGCTGCGCCGGATCGAACCCGGGGACGCGGGCAAGGCACTGAACCGCGACTGCCTCGTGCCGCGACCGGGCGGGCGGCTGGCCTTCGGCCGGCTGATCGACCGGCAAGGAACGAGGATCGGCCTGCTGCCCCCGGGGGCCGGGCAGAAACAGGTGGTGGTCGACAATCCGCCCTGGATCGGGCTCGCCGCCATGCTGGTGCGCGAATTGTGA
- a CDS encoding DUF6456 domain-containing protein — protein MKRILVERELTNEGPRRSGDARGKRRTVTVNLAESPLAWLHARGHLDDRLFDAGEALRNDYERAQLAPGVTMRWDPVRAKTTGERGLTPTERQVAAKQRFDGAIRHAGKGLEDILWRVVCAGEALPTAEKALGWPARSGKLVLRIALERVAEFYRIR, from the coding sequence ATGAAGCGCATCCTCGTGGAACGCGAACTGACGAATGAAGGCCCGCGCCGCAGCGGCGATGCGCGGGGCAAGCGGCGCACGGTCACGGTCAACCTCGCCGAATCCCCGCTCGCCTGGCTCCACGCGCGCGGCCATCTCGACGACCGGTTGTTCGATGCGGGCGAAGCCTTGCGAAACGATTACGAGCGCGCGCAGCTCGCGCCCGGCGTTACGATGCGCTGGGACCCGGTGCGGGCGAAGACCACGGGCGAAAGAGGGCTCACCCCGACCGAGCGGCAGGTCGCCGCGAAGCAGCGCTTCGACGGGGCGATCCGGCACGCGGGCAAGGGGCTGGAGGACATCCTCTGGCGCGTCGTCTGCGCGGGCGAGGCGCTGCCTACCGCGGAAAAGGCGCTCGGCTGGCCGGCGCGCAGCGGCAAGCTGGTGCTGCGGATCGCGCTCGAACGGGTGGCGGAGTTCTACCGCATCCGCTGA
- a CDS encoding uracil-DNA glycosylase family protein gives MSERAERLHAEIAACTLCAEHLPLGPRPVVQFSPASRVLIIGQAPGTKVHASGVPWDDDSGERLRGWLGLERAAFYDPARVALMPMGFCYPGRRKGGDAPPRRECAPHWHDRVLSLLPARRLTLLVGSYAQAAYLPETRRLTMTERVRRAGEFGPLFPLPHPAWRARLWMAKHSWFEAETLPRLRAAVARALD, from the coding sequence GTGAGCGAGCGCGCCGAGCGCCTTCACGCCGAAATCGCCGCCTGCACCCTTTGCGCCGAACACCTGCCATTGGGGCCGCGGCCGGTGGTGCAGTTCTCGCCCGCCTCGCGGGTGCTCATCATCGGGCAGGCGCCGGGAACGAAGGTCCATGCGAGCGGCGTGCCGTGGGACGACGACAGCGGCGAGCGGCTGCGCGGCTGGCTCGGGCTGGAGCGCGCGGCGTTCTACGATCCTGCCAGGGTCGCATTGATGCCGATGGGTTTCTGCTATCCCGGCAGACGCAAGGGCGGCGATGCCCCGCCGCGCCGGGAATGCGCGCCGCACTGGCATGACCGCGTGCTCTCGCTCCTGCCCGCCCGGCGCCTGACCCTGCTTGTCGGCAGCTATGCCCAGGCCGCCTACCTTCCCGAAACGCGCCGCCTTACCATGACCGAAAGGGTCCGGCGGGCGGGCGAGTTCGGACCCCTCTTTCCCCTGCCCCACCCCGCCTGGCGCGCGCGCCTGTGGATGGCGAAGCACTCATGGTTCGAGGCCGAAACCCTGCCCCGCCTGCGCGCGGCGGTCGCCAGGGCACTGGATTGA
- a CDS encoding ABC-F family ATP-binding cassette domain-containing protein: protein MARPPILSLEDVSLQQGGRWLFGRGPNSDGPEPVDLHVLPGDRLALIGRNGAGKTTLLRLVTGRIEADRGTRRVKPGTRIVFLEQDPDFSGFDTLMDFALGGEDAPAPHEVEAIAGQLGIDMTREAATASGGERRRAAIARALAQDPDLLLLDEPTNHLDLGAIDWLEDWLSRYRGAFITISHDRTFLKRLTRATLWLDRGTLRRKEVGFGGYEAWEEAVYAEEARAAEKLDAKLKIEAHWLERGVTARRKRNQGRLEKLHQMRAARAAMISTGGAAKLKLASDEDFKSKSVIVAEGISKSFGDRTVIKPFTLRIQRGDRIGIVGANGAGKTTLLKLLTGELEPDSGTITHARTLSGVMIDQQRKLLEPDATVRQILAEGGDWIDVRGVCKHVQAYLKEFLFDPAIVDTRIGILSGGERSRLLLAREFARTANLLVLDEPTNDLDLETLDLLQEVIADFDGTVLIVSHDRDFLDRTVTVTLGLDGSGKVDIVAGGYADWEAKRTRPVAGGPKAKPDGPAPAPTPSPPPPKAEKLSYKDQRDYESLPQRIEELEAAIAKGEAILSDPDLFTKDPQRFATISKGLENARAEKDAAEERWLELAERVEG from the coding sequence ATGGCCCGCCCCCCGATCCTCAGCCTCGAAGACGTCTCGCTCCAGCAGGGCGGGCGCTGGCTGTTCGGTCGCGGCCCCAATTCGGACGGGCCGGAGCCGGTCGATCTCCATGTCCTGCCGGGTGACCGGCTCGCGCTCATCGGGCGCAACGGGGCGGGCAAGACGACGCTGCTGCGGCTGGTCACCGGACGGATCGAGGCGGATCGCGGCACGCGGCGGGTGAAGCCGGGGACGCGGATCGTCTTTCTCGAACAGGATCCCGATTTCAGCGGTTTCGACACGCTGATGGATTTCGCGCTCGGCGGCGAGGATGCGCCCGCGCCGCACGAGGTCGAGGCGATCGCCGGCCAGCTCGGCATCGACATGACCCGCGAGGCGGCGACCGCCAGCGGGGGCGAACGCCGCCGCGCCGCGATCGCCCGCGCACTGGCGCAGGACCCCGATCTCCTGCTGCTCGACGAACCGACCAACCACCTCGATCTCGGTGCGATCGACTGGCTCGAGGACTGGCTTTCGCGGTACAGGGGCGCCTTCATCACGATCAGCCACGACCGCACCTTCCTCAAGCGCCTGACCCGCGCGACCCTGTGGCTCGACCGGGGCACGCTGCGCCGCAAGGAGGTCGGTTTCGGCGGCTACGAGGCGTGGGAAGAAGCGGTCTATGCCGAAGAGGCGCGCGCCGCGGAAAAGCTCGACGCGAAGCTCAAGATCGAGGCGCACTGGCTCGAACGCGGCGTGACCGCGCGGCGCAAGCGCAATCAGGGGCGGCTCGAGAAACTCCACCAGATGCGCGCCGCGCGCGCCGCGATGATCTCGACCGGCGGGGCGGCGAAGCTGAAGCTGGCGAGCGACGAGGATTTCAAGTCGAAATCGGTGATCGTCGCGGAAGGCATCTCGAAAAGCTTCGGGGACCGCACCGTCATCAAGCCCTTCACCCTGCGCATCCAGCGCGGCGACCGGATCGGCATCGTCGGCGCGAACGGGGCGGGCAAGACGACGCTCCTGAAGCTCCTCACCGGCGAGCTGGAACCCGACAGCGGGACGATCACGCACGCACGGACCCTGTCGGGCGTGATGATCGACCAGCAGAGGAAGCTGCTCGAACCCGATGCCACGGTGCGCCAGATCCTCGCCGAGGGCGGCGACTGGATCGACGTGCGCGGAGTGTGCAAGCACGTACAGGCCTATCTCAAGGAATTCCTGTTCGATCCCGCCATCGTCGACACCAGGATCGGAATCCTGTCGGGCGGCGAGCGTTCGCGGCTGCTGCTTGCCCGCGAATTCGCACGCACGGCGAACCTCCTCGTGCTCGACGAGCCGACCAATGATCTCGATCTCGAAACGCTCGACCTGTTGCAGGAGGTGATCGCCGATTTCGACGGCACCGTGCTGATCGTCAGCCACGACCGCGACTTCCTCGACCGCACGGTGACGGTGACGCTGGGGCTCGACGGGTCGGGCAAGGTCGATATCGTCGCGGGCGGCTACGCGGACTGGGAGGCGAAGCGCACCCGGCCGGTCGCGGGCGGGCCGAAGGCGAAACCGGACGGGCCGGCACCCGCTCCGACCCCGTCCCCGCCCCCGCCGAAAGCCGAAAAGCTCTCCTACAAGGACCAGCGCGACTACGAGAGCCTGCCGCAGCGGATCGAGGAGCTGGAGGCGGCGATCGCCAAGGGCGAGGCGATCCTCTCCGATCCCGACCTCTTCACCAAGGATCCGCAGCGCTTCGCCACCATCTCCAAGGGGCTGGAAAACGCCCGCGCCGAAAAGGACGCCGCCGAGGAACGCTGGCTCGAGCTTGCCGAACGGGTCGAGGGGTGA
- a CDS encoding SIMPL domain-containing protein produces MKTASAAALAGALFALPASAANVEIEAEGPVIQLSVRESITAEPDIVTIGAGVTSEAPTAVEAMRQNAAEMTRVIERIKALGVAEKDIQTTGVNLSPRYDYDRENREQVFRGYTVSNRVSVKLRDIDGTGAALDALVEAGATDISGPNFGLEDDEAATDAARDRAIERAGERAEAYAAMLGYDGAKVLRISEMIQGRGPSPANAMREMAVDSARVSATPVEPGLVETSVMIAITYELVDEAAP; encoded by the coding sequence ATGAAAACCGCTTCTGCCGCCGCGCTCGCCGGGGCGCTCTTCGCCCTTCCCGCAAGCGCCGCCAATGTCGAGATCGAGGCGGAAGGCCCGGTCATCCAGCTCAGCGTCCGCGAAAGCATCACGGCCGAGCCCGACATCGTCACCATCGGCGCGGGCGTCACCAGCGAGGCCCCGACGGCGGTCGAGGCGATGCGGCAGAACGCGGCCGAGATGACCCGCGTGATCGAGCGGATCAAGGCGCTCGGCGTCGCGGAGAAGGATATCCAGACCACCGGCGTCAACCTGTCGCCGCGTTACGACTATGATCGCGAGAACCGCGAACAGGTCTTCCGCGGCTACACCGTCTCCAACCGGGTGAGCGTGAAGCTGCGCGACATCGATGGCACGGGCGCGGCGCTCGATGCGCTGGTCGAGGCCGGGGCGACCGACATCAGCGGGCCGAATTTCGGGCTCGAGGACGACGAAGCGGCAACGGATGCGGCGCGCGATCGGGCGATCGAGCGCGCCGGCGAGCGGGCCGAGGCCTATGCCGCGATGCTGGGTTACGACGGGGCGAAGGTGCTCCGGATCAGCGAGATGATCCAGGGTCGCGGCCCGTCGCCCGCCAACGCGATGCGCGAAATGGCGGTAGACAGTGCCAGGGTCAGTGCGACCCCGGTCGAACCCGGCCTGGTCGAGACGAGCGTGATGATCGCGATCACCTATGAACTGGTCGATGAAGCCGCGCCGTGA
- a CDS encoding response regulator transcription factor, with translation MRILIVEDEPTLGQQLKSTLEQNGYAVDLSADGEDGHFLGSTEDYDAVILDLGLPGIDGLTVLGMWRREGRDFPVLVLTARDSWSDKVAGLDAGADDYLAKPFQTEELIARLRALIRRASGNTSSELTAGDVRLDTRSGRVTLAGEPVKLTAQEYKLLSYLMHHKGKVVSRTELIEHIYDQDFDRDSNTIEVFVTRIRKKLGAEVITTIRGLGYSLDDPADAPRA, from the coding sequence ATGCGGATCCTGATCGTCGAAGACGAACCCACGCTCGGCCAGCAGTTGAAGTCGACGCTGGAACAGAACGGCTATGCGGTGGACCTTTCCGCCGACGGGGAGGACGGGCACTTCCTCGGCAGCACGGAGGATTACGACGCGGTCATCCTCGACCTCGGCCTGCCGGGGATCGACGGGCTTACCGTGCTCGGGATGTGGCGGCGAGAGGGGCGGGACTTTCCCGTTCTCGTGCTGACCGCGCGCGACAGCTGGTCGGACAAGGTCGCGGGGCTTGACGCGGGCGCGGACGATTATCTCGCCAAGCCCTTCCAGACCGAGGAACTGATCGCCCGACTGCGCGCCCTGATCCGCCGCGCTTCCGGCAACACCTCCTCCGAACTGACCGCCGGGGACGTGCGGCTCGACACGCGTTCGGGCCGGGTGACGCTGGCGGGCGAGCCGGTCAAGCTGACCGCGCAGGAATACAAGCTGCTGTCCTACCTCATGCACCACAAGGGCAAGGTGGTCAGCCGCACCGAGCTTATCGAACATATCTACGACCAGGATTTCGATCGCGATTCCAATACGATCGAGGTCTTCGTCACCCGCATCCGCAAGAAACTCGGCGCAGAAGTGATCACGACGATCCGTGGCCTCGGTTACAGCCTCGACGACCCCGCGGACGCACCGCGGGCCTGA
- a CDS encoding sensor histidine kinase, which produces MASVTASTTPRTHRGPEPAGSAATSPAGGAESAAAAAGEAGAPPASDHPLAMRRRGSLARRMGLIATGWILVLLLGGGLALERTLTGQVKENFDEQLEYILTAMIASAEVQPGGEVSFYRVLGDQRFLEPGSGLYWQIDGDGQDPWPSRSLWDRTLELEGVVETDGDGFDSEARFYNSRQFEGEPLRIAERTVILPGSDTRWTFAVASATEEIDAQVQSVRLILIWSFAVLGLGLIGMALLQIRYGLSPLRRVRAAIQTLRTTGENRITEPLPEEVQPMVEELNALLAHSEKQAEEARRHAGNLAHALKTPLTVLTNAATAQAPDLAEAVMRETRTMQRHVDHHLARARAVGRRAVGHARTNVRTSAEAVRRAVERLHPEGRLDIAGSTSAKVAVERQDLDEILGNLIENAAKYGGGSVFVTIDADNGAEQCLIWIEDDGPGIPEAERAGIFNRGARLDTDKPGTGLGLAIVRDVVEIYGGSVQLGQSEDLGGLLVELRLPRA; this is translated from the coding sequence GTGGCCTCGGTTACAGCCTCGACGACCCCGCGGACGCACCGCGGGCCTGAGCCCGCGGGCAGCGCCGCGACCTCGCCTGCGGGCGGGGCCGAAAGCGCTGCGGCGGCGGCTGGCGAGGCGGGGGCGCCGCCCGCCTCCGACCACCCGCTCGCCATGCGCCGGCGCGGCAGCCTCGCGCGGCGCATGGGGCTCATCGCGACGGGCTGGATCCTCGTCCTGCTCCTGGGCGGCGGGCTCGCGCTCGAACGCACGCTGACGGGGCAGGTGAAGGAGAATTTCGACGAACAGCTCGAATACATCCTCACCGCCATGATCGCCTCGGCCGAGGTCCAGCCCGGCGGCGAGGTGTCGTTCTACCGCGTGCTCGGCGACCAGCGCTTTCTCGAACCCGGCAGCGGGCTCTACTGGCAGATCGACGGCGACGGGCAGGACCCCTGGCCCTCGCGCAGCCTGTGGGACCGCACGCTCGAACTCGAAGGCGTGGTCGAGACGGACGGGGACGGTTTCGACAGCGAGGCGCGCTTCTACAACTCGCGCCAGTTCGAAGGCGAACCCCTGCGGATCGCGGAACGCACCGTCATCCTGCCCGGAAGCGACACGCGCTGGACCTTCGCCGTCGCCAGCGCGACCGAGGAGATCGACGCGCAGGTGCAGAGCGTGCGGCTGATCCTGATCTGGAGCTTCGCCGTGCTCGGCCTCGGCCTCATCGGGATGGCGCTGCTGCAGATCCGCTACGGCCTTTCCCCGCTGCGCCGGGTGCGCGCCGCGATCCAGACCCTGCGGACCACGGGCGAGAACCGGATCACCGAACCGCTCCCCGAAGAGGTCCAGCCGATGGTCGAGGAATTGAACGCACTCCTCGCCCATTCGGAGAAACAGGCCGAGGAAGCGCGGCGCCACGCGGGCAATCTCGCCCATGCTCTCAAGACCCCGCTCACCGTGCTGACCAACGCCGCCACCGCGCAGGCGCCCGACCTTGCCGAGGCCGTGATGCGCGAGACCCGCACGATGCAGCGCCATGTCGATCATCACCTCGCCCGCGCCCGCGCGGTCGGGCGGCGCGCGGTCGGCCATGCCCGCACCAATGTCCGCACCAGCGCCGAGGCGGTGCGCCGCGCGGTCGAGCGGCTCCATCCCGAAGGCCGGCTCGACATCGCGGGAAGCACGTCGGCCAAGGTCGCGGTCGAGCGGCAGGACCTCGACGAGATCCTCGGCAATCTGATCGAGAACGCGGCGAAATACGGCGGGGGCAGCGTGTTCGTGACGATCGACGCCGACAACGGGGCCGAACAGTGCCTGATCTGGATCGAGGACGACGGCCCCGGCATTCCCGAAGCCGAACGCGCCGGCATCTTCAACCGCGGCGCGCGGCTCGACACCGACAAGCCGGGGACGGGCCTTGGCCTTGCGATCGTGCGCGACGTGGTCGAAATCTACGGCGGGTCGGTGCAGCTCGGGCAGAGCGAGGATCTGGGCGGGCTGCTGGTCGAACTGCGCCTGCCGCGCGCCTGA
- a CDS encoding sigma-70 family RNA polymerase sigma factor, producing MPATQAADAVLVARIAAREEQALAEAIAEHAALLHRIAYRMLGDAHEAEDIAQEAMLRLWDKAPGLAPGRMRLGPWLKRVTVNLAIDRLRVRRRHSGEDDVPERADEAPLADEALAADEEGALARALIAGLPDRQRAAIVLTYYEDLANAEAAGIMEMNIKAFESLLHRARAALRKAFEAQVAGEGGAS from the coding sequence ATGCCCGCGACGCAGGCGGCTGACGCGGTGCTCGTCGCGCGCATCGCCGCGCGCGAGGAACAGGCGCTGGCCGAGGCGATCGCGGAGCACGCCGCGCTGCTCCACCGGATCGCCTACCGGATGCTGGGCGACGCGCACGAGGCCGAGGACATCGCGCAGGAAGCCATGCTGAGATTGTGGGACAAGGCGCCGGGCCTCGCGCCGGGGCGGATGCGGCTGGGGCCATGGCTGAAGCGGGTGACGGTGAACCTCGCGATCGACCGGCTGCGCGTGCGTCGCCGCCATTCGGGCGAGGATGACGTGCCGGAGCGCGCCGACGAGGCCCCGCTCGCCGACGAGGCGCTGGCGGCCGACGAGGAGGGCGCGCTCGCCCGCGCACTGATCGCCGGCCTGCCGGACCGCCAGCGGGCGGCGATCGTGCTGACCTATTACGAGGATCTCGCCAATGCCGAGGCGGCCGGGATCATGGAGATGAACATCAAGGCCTTCGAATCCCTCCTGCACCGCGCCCGCGCGGCGCTGCGGAAGGCGTTCGAGGCGCAGGTGGCGGGCGAAGGAGGCGCGTCATGA
- a CDS encoding chorismate mutase: protein MSEETHIAPAAGEAGKAADPPAPDPVLAGYRRSIDNIDAALIHMLAERFRITQAVGEYKAKATLPPADPERERRQIARLRKLSEEADLDPEFSEKFLRFIIDEVIRHHEKARSR from the coding sequence ATGTCCGAAGAAACGCACATCGCCCCCGCCGCCGGGGAAGCCGGAAAGGCCGCCGACCCGCCCGCGCCCGACCCGGTCCTGGCGGGCTATCGCCGGAGCATCGACAACATCGACGCGGCGCTGATCCACATGCTTGCCGAACGGTTCCGGATCACCCAGGCAGTGGGCGAATACAAGGCGAAGGCGACCCTGCCCCCCGCCGATCCCGAGCGCGAACGGCGCCAGATCGCGCGGCTGCGGAAATTGTCTGAGGAAGCCGATCTCGATCCCGAATTCTCGGAGAAGTTCCTGCGCTTCATCATCGACGAGGTGATCCGCCACCACGAAAAGGCGCGCTCTCGCTAG
- a CDS encoding polyprenyl synthetase family protein, whose protein sequence is MTADVVPLPRKRPTLDPMLSLTASGMNAVNTVILERMQSEIPLIPRLAGHLISGGGKRLRPMLTLAGAELVGYNGTRHHKLAAAVEFIHTATLLHDDVVDGSELRRGKAAANIVFGNPATVLVGDFLFSRAFELMTEDGSLRVLKILSHASAVIAEGEVSQLTAQRQIETSEERYLDIIGAKTAALFAAASQIAAVVAECSDEQERALEGYGRNLGVAFQLVDDAIDYDSDAAQMGKDRGDDFREGKMTLPVILAHARGSGEERKFWRDAILGHRASDEDFAHAVALIEKHDALEDTRERARHFAHRAIDAISIFPDGKARAAMTEAAQFAVARGY, encoded by the coding sequence ATGACAGCCGACGTCGTCCCCCTGCCGCGCAAGCGGCCGACGCTCGATCCGATGCTCTCCCTCACGGCGAGCGGGATGAATGCGGTGAACACCGTCATTCTGGAACGGATGCAGAGCGAGATTCCGCTCATCCCGCGGCTCGCCGGGCATCTCATTTCGGGCGGGGGAAAACGGCTCCGGCCGATGCTGACGCTCGCCGGGGCGGAACTGGTCGGCTACAACGGCACGCGCCATCACAAGCTCGCGGCCGCGGTCGAATTCATCCACACCGCGACGCTGCTGCACGACGATGTCGTCGACGGCAGCGAATTGCGGCGCGGCAAGGCGGCGGCGAACATCGTGTTCGGCAATCCGGCGACGGTGCTGGTCGGCGATTTCCTGTTCTCCCGCGCCTTCGAACTGATGACCGAGGACGGGTCCCTGCGCGTTCTCAAGATCCTCAGCCATGCGAGCGCGGTGATCGCCGAGGGCGAGGTCTCGCAGCTCACCGCCCAGCGCCAGATCGAGACGAGCGAGGAACGCTATCTCGACATCATCGGGGCCAAGACCGCCGCGCTCTTCGCCGCGGCCAGCCAGATCGCCGCCGTGGTCGCGGAATGCTCCGACGAGCAGGAACGCGCGCTCGAAGGATACGGGCGCAATCTCGGCGTCGCCTTCCAGCTCGTCGACGACGCGATCGACTACGATTCCGACGCGGCGCAGATGGGCAAGGACCGGGGCGACGATTTCCGCGAGGGCAAGATGACGCTCCCCGTCATCCTCGCCCACGCCCGCGGCAGCGGGGAGGAGCGCAAGTTCTGGCGTGACGCGATCCTCGGCCACCGCGCGAGCGACGAGGATTTCGCCCACGCCGTCGCCCTGATCGAGAAGCACGACGCGCTCGAGGACACGCGCGAACGCGCCCGCCATTTCGCCCACCGGGCGATCGACGCGATCTCGATCTTCCCCGACGGCAAGGCGCGCGCGGCGATGACGGAAGCCGCGCAATTCGCGGTCGCGCGGGGATATTGA
- a CDS encoding T4SS efffector SepA family protein, which produces MKIEIADSDFPRLQALAQPFVDTPASVITRLLDLHEKGVTASTTPDKFPGIKRHSLERLPPLTHTKVMDGHFDGASPAKFNWDGFVRHALIQALSATGSVDGLRRASGANIKEGKFEDQGYKFVPSHNFSFQGVSAEDAAKIIGRCARSLKAPFRIEFIWRDKPDAFRPGERGFIEFP; this is translated from the coding sequence ATGAAGATTGAGATTGCAGACTCGGACTTCCCGCGCCTTCAGGCGTTGGCTCAACCATTCGTGGACACTCCTGCGTCGGTCATCACCCGCTTACTTGATCTGCACGAGAAGGGAGTGACGGCTTCTACCACGCCAGACAAGTTTCCCGGCATCAAGCGTCACTCGCTTGAGAGACTGCCGCCATTGACACACACGAAGGTTATGGATGGTCACTTCGACGGCGCGAGCCCTGCCAAGTTCAATTGGGATGGCTTCGTGAGGCACGCGCTTATCCAAGCCTTAAGCGCGACAGGCTCCGTTGATGGCCTCCGTCGAGCTTCCGGAGCAAATATTAAAGAAGGGAAATTTGAGGACCAAGGCTACAAGTTTGTGCCGAGCCACAATTTCTCTTTTCAAGGCGTTTCGGCCGAGGATGCCGCAAAAATCATCGGGCGGTGTGCCCGGAGTCTCAAGGCTCCATTCAGAATCGAATTCATCTGGCGCGATAAACCCGACGCGTTTCGCCCGGGCGAACGGGGATTTATTGAGTTTCCGTAG